The following are encoded together in the Pedobacter steynii genome:
- a CDS encoding O-methyltransferase: MSLINEDMQQLLLNYCEPESELLKKIDRETNLKVLMPRMLSGHYQGRVLSMLSKMIRPDRILEVGTFTGYATICLAEGLTETGIIYTLDINEELEEMVRRNFAESPDAEKIKYILGDATKTVHELQETFDLVFIDADKKNNGTYYDLIFDRVRPGGLIIVDNVLWSGKVLNSNPDNDTKNITTFNDKIAADTRVEKMILPVRDGLFIIRKK, translated from the coding sequence ATGAGCCTGATTAATGAAGATATGCAGCAGTTGCTGCTCAATTACTGTGAGCCAGAAAGCGAGTTACTCAAAAAGATAGATCGGGAAACCAACCTTAAAGTGCTGATGCCAAGAATGCTCTCCGGACATTACCAAGGGAGGGTACTAAGCATGTTGAGCAAAATGATCCGTCCTGACAGGATTCTGGAAGTCGGGACCTTTACCGGATATGCAACAATCTGCCTTGCAGAAGGATTAACAGAAACAGGCATCATTTATACCCTGGATATCAACGAAGAATTAGAGGAAATGGTTCGACGTAATTTTGCTGAATCTCCAGATGCGGAGAAAATCAAATATATCCTGGGCGATGCAACCAAGACAGTCCATGAACTTCAGGAAACTTTTGACCTTGTATTTATCGATGCAGACAAAAAGAACAATGGTACTTATTATGATCTCATTTTCGATCGTGTGAGGCCAGGAGGGCTTATTATCGTCGATAACGTATTATGGAGCGGCAAGGTTCTGAATAGCAATCCCGATAACGACACTAAAAATATTACTACATTTAATGATAAAATCGCGGCTGATACCCGTGTAGAAAAAATGATCCTTCCCGTCAGGGACGGCTTATTTATCATCAGAAAAAAATAG
- a CDS encoding glucosaminidase domain-containing protein, protein MNKRIFLLALIVPFFFACKTRKYSKNNKAIEKAANKANPNIPSYTTLNYIETFKSVAIEEMNAYGIPASITLAQGIIESGSGNSSLAKYANNHFGIKCTSEWKGKAYYKDDDKSNDCFRVYKDARESYKDHSEFLKRKRYSFLFELDKNDYKNWAYGLKQAGYATNPRYPAMLISTIEKYELHQYDQSESEKEKLKREDKIFSEINANIPQEKKKFTPVATPPSKQVITTPTDTSAIVKPTVIGSVIPAAPAEKVYTVQKGDTLYNLSKRFNISIEDIKTLNNLTEEGIKIGQKLVLVK, encoded by the coding sequence ATGAACAAAAGAATATTCCTCCTTGCCCTGATTGTCCCATTCTTCTTTGCTTGTAAGACGAGAAAATACAGTAAAAATAATAAGGCGATTGAGAAAGCTGCAAACAAAGCGAACCCAAACATTCCATCCTATACCACGCTTAATTATATTGAAACCTTCAAATCTGTAGCAATTGAAGAAATGAATGCTTACGGGATTCCTGCAAGCATTACCCTTGCACAGGGCATTATTGAATCCGGTAGCGGCAACAGTAGTCTGGCTAAATATGCCAACAACCATTTCGGGATAAAATGTACCTCGGAATGGAAAGGAAAAGCTTATTACAAAGATGATGATAAAAGCAACGACTGTTTCAGAGTCTATAAAGACGCCCGGGAATCCTATAAAGATCATTCTGAGTTTCTTAAAAGAAAACGTTACAGCTTTTTGTTTGAGTTGGATAAAAACGACTATAAAAACTGGGCCTATGGATTAAAACAGGCAGGGTATGCAACGAATCCAAGGTACCCGGCTATGTTGATCAGTACGATCGAAAAATACGAGTTGCATCAGTACGACCAATCGGAATCAGAAAAAGAAAAGTTGAAGAGAGAAGACAAAATCTTTTCAGAGATCAATGCCAACATCCCGCAGGAAAAGAAAAAATTTACACCGGTAGCCACTCCGCCTTCAAAACAAGTAATCACTACGCCAACGGATACCTCAGCTATTGTAAAGCCAACGGTCATCGGCTCTGTTATTCCCGCTGCCCCGGCAGAAAAGGTATACACCGTGCAGAAAGGAGATACACTTTATAACTTATCCAAACGATTCAACATCAGTATAGAAGATATAAAAACGCTGAATAACCTTACAGAAGAAGGTATCAAAATCGGGCAAAAGCTTGTCTTAGTTAAATAA
- the ffh gene encoding signal recognition particle protein has product MFENLQDKLDRAFKVLKGQGSITEINVAETMKEIRKALLDADVNYKTAKSFTDEVKEKALGLNVLTAVSPGQLLTKVMNDELTALMGGEVTELDLKTNPTIILIAGLNGAGKTTFTGKLANYLKSKGKKPLLVAGDVYRPAAIDQLQILGEQIGVPVYANIESKDPVAIALEGIAEGKKQHSNVIIIDTAGRLAIDEEMMNEIAAVKEHTKPHEILFVVDAMTGQDAVNTAKAFNERLDFTGVVLTKLDGDTRGGAALSIKSVVNKPIKFIGTGEKMEALDVFYPERMASRILGMGDVVSLVERAQQQFDEKEAAELQKKIRKNKFDFNDFYSQIQQIKKMGNMKDLMGMIPGVSKMMKNVEIEDDAFKNVEAIIQSMTKYERENPDSIQQSRRARIAKGSGNKIEDVTKLIKQFEDMRKVMKQFSNPAAAAKMMKNMPKMPQGRM; this is encoded by the coding sequence ATGTTTGAAAATTTACAGGATAAACTAGACCGTGCATTTAAAGTTTTAAAAGGACAAGGCAGTATTACAGAGATCAACGTGGCGGAAACCATGAAAGAAATCCGTAAGGCTTTATTGGATGCCGACGTAAATTACAAAACAGCGAAAAGCTTTACTGATGAGGTAAAAGAGAAAGCGCTGGGCTTAAATGTACTTACGGCTGTTTCTCCAGGTCAGTTACTGACCAAAGTAATGAACGATGAGCTAACTGCCCTAATGGGTGGCGAAGTGACAGAATTAGATCTTAAAACTAATCCAACTATCATACTGATTGCCGGACTGAATGGTGCCGGTAAAACAACTTTCACAGGAAAGCTGGCCAATTACCTGAAAAGTAAAGGCAAAAAACCTTTATTGGTGGCTGGCGATGTGTACCGTCCTGCAGCAATAGATCAGCTACAAATTCTGGGAGAACAAATCGGAGTTCCTGTCTACGCAAATATCGAATCTAAAGATCCTGTAGCAATTGCTCTTGAAGGTATTGCTGAAGGAAAGAAACAGCATAGCAATGTAATTATTATAGATACGGCCGGTCGTTTAGCGATAGACGAGGAGATGATGAACGAAATTGCCGCCGTAAAAGAACATACTAAACCGCACGAAATCCTGTTTGTTGTTGATGCCATGACCGGACAGGATGCGGTTAATACAGCAAAAGCATTTAACGAAAGATTAGACTTTACCGGAGTAGTTTTAACCAAACTGGATGGTGACACCCGCGGTGGTGCCGCCCTATCCATCAAATCGGTAGTGAATAAACCCATTAAATTCATCGGTACCGGTGAAAAAATGGAAGCACTGGATGTGTTCTATCCTGAAAGGATGGCTTCTCGTATCCTGGGCATGGGTGATGTTGTTTCACTTGTTGAACGTGCTCAACAGCAGTTTGACGAGAAAGAAGCGGCGGAACTTCAAAAGAAAATCCGTAAGAATAAATTTGATTTCAACGATTTCTATAGCCAGATTCAACAGATCAAGAAGATGGGTAATATGAAAGACCTGATGGGTATGATTCCTGGTGTCAGCAAAATGATGAAGAACGTGGAGATCGAAGATGATGCTTTTAAGAATGTAGAAGCAATCATTCAATCCATGACTAAATATGAGCGGGAAAACCCAGATAGTATTCAGCAAAGCAGACGTGCCAGGATTGCCAAAGGTTCGGGAAATAAAATTGAGGATGTTACCAAGCTCATCAAGCAATTTGAAGACATGCGTAAAGTGATGAAGCAATTCTCAAATCCTGCTGCCGCTGCAAAAATGATGAAAAACATGCCTAAAATGCCGCAAGGCAGGATGTAA
- a CDS encoding glucosaminidase domain-containing protein, giving the protein MIKKLLWVWLSVTFISFAARAQSTEDYIAERLSYAQELMREHKIPASIILAIAIHESAAGQSKIARYMNNHFGVKGPNTNEEIRSAYRDYPTIEESYDHFIEFLKSRSSFSPLFEKYDQYDYRGWARGIQRGGYARSRSWASQVVGLIKKYELYQYDERPDDYIEPAVVVSTKSRKRSGSSSSGKRYTVKAGDNLSTIAKRNRTTAKAIMNKNGLKSSNLKPGQKIRL; this is encoded by the coding sequence ATGATTAAAAAACTATTGTGGGTTTGGCTCAGCGTCACTTTTATAAGTTTTGCTGCCCGGGCACAAAGTACGGAAGATTATATTGCTGAACGCCTTTCATATGCACAGGAGCTGATGCGGGAACATAAGATTCCAGCGAGTATTATTCTTGCTATTGCCATTCACGAATCAGCAGCAGGTCAAAGCAAAATTGCCCGCTATATGAATAACCATTTCGGCGTAAAGGGCCCCAATACAAATGAGGAAATCCGATCTGCCTATAGGGATTACCCCACAATAGAAGAATCCTATGACCATTTTATTGAATTTCTAAAAAGCAGGTCTTCTTTTAGTCCTTTATTTGAAAAGTATGACCAGTATGATTATCGTGGCTGGGCGAGAGGAATTCAGCGTGGAGGTTACGCAAGAAGCCGTTCCTGGGCCTCACAAGTAGTTGGGTTAATCAAAAAATACGAGCTTTATCAATATGATGAGAGGCCCGACGATTATATAGAACCGGCAGTTGTGGTCTCTACAAAATCAAGAAAAAGATCCGGAAGTAGCTCCTCCGGAAAAAGATATACAGTTAAAGCAGGAGATAATTTAAGTACAATTGCAAAACGTAACCGTACCACTGCCAAAGCGATCATGAATAAAAACGGATTAAAGAGTTCAAACCTAAAGCCCGGACAAAAAATAAGACTATAA
- a CDS encoding PSP1 domain-containing protein, protein MGCGSCSTGGGCAPSGCKSNGSCLTGGCQKLEVYDWLSNLDMPSNYIPFQVVEVKFKGARKEFFLNNDNIYLEIGELVAVEGPTGGYDIGHISLTGELVRMQMKRRKTPIDQVTRKIYRKATEADVEKWKIAKGLEWETMHKARTLALDLRLSMKISDVDYQGDKTKATFFYTAEGRVDFRELIKKMAETFRIRIEMRQIGMRQEAGRLGGIGSCGRELCCSTWLTNFKTVSTAAARYQNLSLNTLKLAGQCGKLKCCLNYELDTYLDALKDIPDRVDNLQTEIGIARHQKTDIFKKLMWFSYPNMEDWIPLKVDRVKEIMAMNKKGLKPNNLKEEAVELAPAIVIEKTPDYENVVGQDSLTRLDDKPKNKGNRNNNRSGNNRNGEQRNNGNANRPEKQVKSGQQGKPRTEGNKNNQSGQTTAKVQPKGQPAATDAQPKVPNPVSATPVDGAAVKPNRNNRNRNNNRRKKPTDKPKNE, encoded by the coding sequence ATGGGATGTGGAAGTTGTTCTACAGGTGGCGGTTGCGCCCCCTCGGGCTGCAAAAGTAATGGCTCATGCCTTACCGGAGGCTGTCAGAAATTAGAAGTTTACGATTGGCTGTCGAATTTAGATATGCCCTCAAATTATATACCTTTTCAAGTTGTAGAAGTTAAGTTTAAAGGCGCAAGAAAAGAGTTTTTCCTGAACAATGACAATATTTATCTTGAAATAGGAGAGTTGGTTGCTGTTGAAGGTCCTACAGGAGGTTATGACATCGGTCATATTTCCCTGACGGGAGAATTAGTCCGGATGCAGATGAAACGCCGGAAAACCCCGATTGATCAGGTGACCCGTAAAATTTACAGGAAAGCTACAGAAGCTGATGTAGAAAAATGGAAAATTGCTAAAGGGCTCGAATGGGAAACCATGCACAAAGCAAGAACTCTTGCTTTGGACTTGCGCTTATCGATGAAAATCAGTGATGTTGATTATCAGGGAGATAAAACTAAGGCAACTTTCTTTTATACCGCTGAAGGCCGCGTTGACTTTCGGGAGCTGATCAAGAAGATGGCCGAGACTTTCCGCATCAGAATTGAAATGCGCCAGATTGGAATGAGGCAGGAAGCTGGTAGATTGGGAGGGATTGGTTCTTGTGGTCGTGAATTGTGCTGTTCTACCTGGCTAACAAACTTTAAAACAGTTTCTACTGCAGCTGCCAGGTATCAGAATTTATCTTTGAATACATTGAAGCTTGCCGGACAATGTGGAAAGCTGAAATGCTGCTTAAATTATGAACTGGATACTTATCTGGATGCCTTAAAGGATATTCCTGATCGTGTTGATAATTTACAGACTGAAATTGGGATTGCGCGCCATCAGAAAACAGATATTTTTAAGAAATTAATGTGGTTTAGTTATCCGAATATGGAAGACTGGATTCCTTTAAAAGTGGACCGTGTAAAAGAAATCATGGCCATGAATAAAAAGGGGTTGAAACCAAATAACCTTAAAGAGGAGGCTGTAGAATTGGCGCCTGCTATCGTGATTGAGAAGACCCCTGATTATGAAAATGTGGTTGGACAGGACAGCTTAACACGCCTGGATGATAAACCAAAAAATAAAGGAAACCGTAATAATAACAGATCAGGGAATAACCGCAACGGAGAGCAAAGAAACAACGGCAATGCGAACAGACCTGAGAAGCAGGTTAAATCCGGGCAACAGGGTAAACCTCGTACGGAGGGCAATAAGAATAATCAGAGCGGCCAGACTACTGCTAAAGTACAGCCTAAGGGGCAGCCTGCAGCAACAGATGCTCAGCCTAAAGTACCGAATCCGGTATCAGCAACGCCCGTAGATGGTGCCGCGGTAAAGCCGAACAGGAACAATAGGAACAGAAATAATAACCGCAGAAAGAAACCAACGGATAAGCCTAAAAATGAATAA
- a CDS encoding UDP-N-acetylmuramoyl-tripeptide--D-alanyl-D-alanine ligase yields the protein MPTINSLYQHFLNYPTICTDTRSITKDCLFFALKGENFDANSFAMQALTNGAAYVIIDNPEYLKNDRCILVPDVLSALQDLARYHRSTLNIPVIGLTGSNGKTTTKELVNAVLSEKYKTFATKGNLNNHIGVPLSLLSIDANVEIAVIEMGANHQKEIEFLCSIAQPTHGLITNIGMAHLDGFGGFEGVKKGKAELYAYLKNNHGTAFINRDNHYLLEMAAATSLNKVIYYGTAPGNQVSGALLKTDPFLELSWTGQKGSHQTQTNLTGSYNFENILAAICLGEFFELQARQINDGLSGYQPRNNRSQLTRTEKNTVICDFYNANPSSMTAALANINALTSNHKVAIIGDMFELGKESPEQHRLIISEAEKTNVETLVFIGKDFYEAKGQHRGHFFQTPSEAQSFLEKTALSDCLILLKGSRGMALERLLPYL from the coding sequence ATGCCAACTATCAATTCCCTGTATCAACATTTTCTGAATTACCCTACGATATGCACCGATACAAGAAGCATTACTAAAGACTGTCTGTTCTTTGCCCTCAAAGGCGAGAATTTTGATGCAAACTCTTTTGCAATGCAGGCTTTAACAAATGGGGCCGCCTATGTAATCATTGACAATCCTGAATACCTGAAGAATGACCGTTGCATCCTTGTCCCAGATGTGTTGTCTGCTTTACAGGACCTTGCGAGATACCACCGCTCCACATTAAACATTCCTGTAATCGGACTAACCGGCAGCAATGGAAAAACTACCACCAAAGAACTGGTTAATGCAGTATTATCAGAAAAGTATAAAACCTTTGCCACCAAAGGGAACCTGAATAATCATATCGGAGTTCCACTTTCTTTACTTTCCATTGATGCTAATGTCGAAATTGCCGTAATCGAAATGGGGGCAAACCATCAGAAAGAAATCGAATTTCTCTGCAGTATAGCGCAACCGACCCATGGTTTGATCACAAACATAGGCATGGCCCATTTAGATGGTTTTGGAGGCTTTGAAGGAGTAAAGAAAGGAAAAGCAGAGTTATATGCTTACCTGAAAAACAATCATGGTACAGCATTTATAAACAGGGACAATCACTACCTGCTGGAAATGGCTGCTGCGACAAGCTTAAATAAAGTGATTTATTATGGAACAGCACCTGGGAATCAGGTATCAGGTGCACTCTTAAAGACCGATCCGTTTCTGGAGCTTTCCTGGACAGGCCAGAAAGGAAGTCACCAGACCCAAACGAACCTTACCGGATCGTACAATTTCGAAAACATCCTCGCGGCAATATGTCTTGGAGAATTCTTTGAACTTCAGGCCCGGCAAATTAACGACGGACTTTCTGGTTATCAACCCAGGAATAACCGTTCTCAACTTACCCGGACGGAAAAGAACACTGTCATCTGCGATTTCTACAACGCAAATCCGAGTAGTATGACCGCAGCACTGGCCAATATAAATGCCCTGACCTCAAATCATAAAGTGGCTATTATCGGAGATATGTTTGAGCTTGGAAAGGAATCACCGGAACAACATCGTCTGATCATTTCCGAAGCAGAAAAAACAAACGTAGAAACCCTTGTATTTATAGGAAAGGACTTCTACGAAGCTAAAGGACAGCATAGAGGACATTTTTTTCAGACCCCTTCTGAGGCGCAGAGTTTTCTTGAAAAAACGGCATTAAGTGACTGTCTTATATTGCTGAAAGGGTCTAGGGGAATGGCACTGGAACGCTTGCTCCCTTACCTGTAA
- the ruvX gene encoding Holliday junction resolvase RuvX — MPRILAFDYGTKRIGIAVTDPLQIIATGLDTIHPKDIIEYLKKYFLTEQVEAFVIGDPKQMDGSPSDSAQHVKGFSKILRRNFPDIPQFWIDERFTSKLAHQAIMQSGLKKQDRQNKDRVDTIAATIILQYFMEQPRL; from the coding sequence ATGCCTAGAATTCTAGCTTTTGACTACGGAACCAAACGGATCGGAATTGCCGTGACAGACCCCCTGCAAATTATCGCAACGGGACTGGACACCATACATCCTAAGGATATCATTGAATACCTGAAAAAATACTTTTTAACCGAGCAGGTAGAGGCCTTTGTGATCGGCGATCCTAAACAAATGGATGGCTCTCCATCTGATTCCGCACAGCATGTGAAAGGGTTTTCGAAAATTTTAAGAAGAAATTTTCCCGACATCCCTCAGTTCTGGATCGATGAGCGCTTTACCTCTAAACTGGCACACCAGGCTATCATGCAGAGCGGCCTCAAAAAACAAGACCGTCAAAACAAGGATCGGGTCGATACCATTGCAGCGACAATCATTCTGCAATATTTTATGGAGCAGCCCCGTTTATAG
- a CDS encoding gliding motility lipoprotein GldH: MNNFKAFLLLVAGIAITFFSGCDTNNIIDNNISMPSRNWSYVNKVKAVIEVTDAAKSYNIYFKLRHTADYGYSNIFVLFHLREPGQKRSSRRYEYRLAQPDGQWNGSGSGNLYTYTLPLLSGYKFPKAGKYELEIEQNMRDNPLKEISDAGIKVSVISK; the protein is encoded by the coding sequence ATGAATAATTTCAAAGCATTTCTATTGCTTGTTGCTGGTATTGCAATCACTTTTTTTAGTGGTTGCGATACCAATAATATTATTGACAATAACATCTCCATGCCTTCCAGAAACTGGAGTTACGTAAATAAGGTGAAAGCTGTTATAGAGGTTACAGATGCTGCGAAATCTTATAACATCTACTTTAAATTACGCCATACTGCTGATTATGGCTATTCCAATATTTTCGTTTTGTTTCATTTACGGGAACCAGGACAAAAGAGAAGCAGCCGGCGTTATGAATATCGGCTTGCGCAACCTGACGGACAATGGAATGGCTCGGGGTCCGGAAATCTTTACACCTATACTTTGCCGCTTCTTTCCGGCTATAAGTTTCCTAAAGCCGGAAAATATGAGTTGGAGATAGAGCAAAACATGCGGGATAATCCACTGAAGGAAATTAGTGATGCCGGAATTAAGGTGTCTGTAATATCAAAGTAA
- a CDS encoding ATP-binding protein yields the protein MQFKDIIGQEEIKAQLIQTVAENRVSHAQLFLSSEGSGALPMAIAYAQYLNCLDKQAEDSCGVCSSCRKYERYIHPDLHFSYPFFASKDARIAVDVLDEWRAMLLEDAYFDMDIWRSKLSAENKQANINIAECHDIIKKLSYKAFEAETKVLIMWLPEYLDKEGNSLLKIIEEPPKNTLFLLVANNQEQILSTLLSRTQIVKIPKLSNAVIEHYLMEKHGLPEEQATEYSFLADGNLIDAKLLVANTQNENADKFAEWLRMGYGNRVLDLTVFVDQAAGWGRENQKNFLKYGINFLRECSLLLSGAEALVKLPGRTLDTAKKLSNHVLDLGMAEAIIQELERAHYHIERNANPKILFLDVSLQLVKIIKFKTLPKGTQYIYN from the coding sequence ATGCAATTTAAAGATATCATCGGGCAGGAGGAGATTAAGGCGCAACTGATACAAACAGTTGCCGAAAACAGGGTGAGTCATGCCCAATTGTTTCTATCGAGCGAAGGGAGTGGCGCTTTACCTATGGCTATTGCCTATGCTCAATACTTAAATTGCCTGGATAAGCAGGCTGAGGACAGCTGTGGAGTCTGTTCTTCCTGTCGGAAATATGAACGGTATATTCATCCGGACCTGCATTTTTCCTATCCTTTTTTTGCTTCTAAAGACGCCCGGATTGCCGTGGATGTATTGGATGAATGGAGGGCTATGTTATTGGAAGACGCATATTTTGATATGGATATCTGGCGTTCCAAGCTAAGTGCTGAGAACAAGCAGGCCAATATCAATATTGCCGAATGTCATGACATTATAAAAAAACTGAGTTATAAAGCTTTTGAAGCAGAGACGAAAGTCCTCATCATGTGGCTTCCTGAATATTTGGATAAAGAAGGAAATTCCTTGTTGAAGATTATCGAGGAACCACCAAAAAATACTTTATTCTTATTGGTGGCCAATAATCAGGAACAAATCTTGTCAACACTCCTGTCGCGTACCCAAATTGTTAAAATTCCCAAACTTTCTAATGCAGTTATTGAGCATTATCTGATGGAAAAACATGGTTTGCCAGAAGAACAGGCAACTGAATATAGTTTTTTAGCAGATGGAAATCTGATTGATGCCAAATTGTTAGTTGCCAATACGCAAAACGAAAATGCTGATAAATTCGCAGAGTGGTTAAGGATGGGATATGGTAACCGTGTTCTGGACCTGACTGTTTTTGTAGATCAGGCAGCAGGATGGGGAAGAGAAAATCAAAAGAATTTTTTAAAATACGGAATTAACTTTTTAAGGGAGTGCAGTCTTTTGCTGAGTGGTGCTGAAGCGCTGGTAAAACTGCCTGGAAGAACGTTAGACACCGCAAAAAAGCTAAGTAACCATGTTCTGGATCTGGGGATGGCAGAGGCTATTATTCAGGAACTGGAGCGGGCGCATTACCATATTGAAAGAAACGCAAACCCTAAAATTCTGTTTTTAGATGTATCTTTACAATTGGTAAAAATAATTAAGTTTAAAACGCTCCCGAAAGGGACTCAATATATATACAATTAA
- a CDS encoding DUF3078 domain-containing protein: MKIFYASLLLVFVVSINTLSAQEVDTIPIDTKGLDIKLKRSPLPSRTGNLIFKPVTLSPVVVDEKVNYWKTKTAIGINVNQATFSNNWKGGGVNSLAVGGLVNYKAEYSKENYSYVSEVILEYGKIKNKDQLQKKTRDRIFWDNKAAIQMSKNWYFFASINFESQFDKGFKYEMKDGVEIPTQISGFMAPGYLTESMGFEYKPNKYFSTRIGTGTAKQTFVLDKSIFIDKTPKFGVDSGKTFRNELAFQIVSNFEKEIFTNTTLKARYQMFIPYDRPLVHIDHRLDISLTSKLNRLMNVSLSGIGLMDKDTDNSIQGSQTLALGVMFVFPR; the protein is encoded by the coding sequence ATGAAGATTTTTTATGCCAGCTTATTATTGGTTTTTGTCGTATCCATAAATACCTTATCTGCACAGGAGGTAGATACCATTCCAATTGATACTAAAGGTTTAGACATCAAACTAAAACGTAGTCCTCTACCTTCCAGAACAGGAAATTTAATTTTTAAGCCCGTAACCCTTTCTCCTGTCGTCGTTGATGAGAAAGTAAATTACTGGAAAACAAAGACAGCCATAGGGATCAATGTGAATCAGGCTACCTTTTCAAATAACTGGAAAGGCGGTGGTGTAAATTCACTGGCTGTTGGTGGACTGGTTAACTATAAAGCAGAATATAGTAAAGAAAATTATAGCTACGTAAGCGAGGTAATCCTGGAATATGGGAAAATCAAAAATAAAGATCAACTGCAGAAGAAAACCAGAGACCGGATCTTTTGGGATAACAAAGCGGCCATACAAATGTCTAAAAACTGGTATTTCTTTGCTTCCATAAACTTTGAATCTCAATTTGATAAAGGATTTAAATATGAGATGAAAGATGGCGTTGAGATTCCTACGCAAATTTCCGGATTTATGGCTCCTGGCTATCTGACAGAATCCATGGGTTTTGAGTACAAGCCAAACAAGTATTTTTCTACCAGGATAGGTACCGGTACGGCAAAGCAAACCTTCGTACTGGATAAAAGCATCTTTATAGACAAAACCCCAAAATTTGGTGTAGACTCCGGCAAAACGTTCAGAAATGAGCTGGCCTTCCAGATCGTGAGCAATTTTGAAAAAGAAATCTTCACAAACACCACATTGAAAGCAAGATACCAGATGTTCATTCCCTATGATAGACCATTGGTCCATATAGACCATCGCCTCGATATTTCTCTGACCTCGAAATTAAACAGGTTGATGAATGTTTCCTTAAGCGGCATTGGTTTGATGGATAAGGATACCGACAATAGTATACAAGGGAGTCAGACACTTGCGTTAGGTGTGATGTTTGTCTTCCCACGCTAA